The following nucleotide sequence is from Flavobacterium sp. N1736.
ACAAGGTTTTCAGGCAAGAAGAATTGCTTTTAACTTAGGTCTTTCTGGAAATGCTTTCAAAGAAATGGTGAAATTCATCGATGCACTTTACAATGCTTACATTGGTTCTGATGCTTCTATGTTTGAAATCAACCCGGTTTTGAAAACATCTGATAACAAAATTATGGCTGTAGATGCTAAAGTAAATATCGATGATAATGCTTTATACAGACAACCAAAATATGCTGAAATGCGTGATATCCGTGAGGAGAATCCAATCGAAGTTGAAGCTAAAGAAGTAGGTTTGAACTATGTAGATCTTGACGGTACTGTAGGATGTATGGTAAACGGAGCTGGTCTTGCAATGGCAACTATGGATTTAATTAAATATGCTGGTTTTGAGCCTGCTAACTTCCTTGACGTTGGTGGAACTGCTGATGCAAAACGTGTTGAAACTGCTTTCCGTATTATCTTAAAAGATCCAAACGTAAAAGCAATTTTGATCAATATTTTTGGTGGTATCGTTCGTTGTGACCGTGTGGCACAAGGAGTTGTTGACGCTTACAAAAATATGGGTGATGCTATTAAAGTGCCAATTATCGTTCGTTTGCAAGGAACAAATGCTGAAATTGCAAAAGAATTAATTGACAATTCAGGTATGCCAATTTTATCTGCTGTTCAGTTTCAAGAAGCTGCAGATCAAGTTAAAGCTGCATTATCTTAATCAAATAAGAAATCAATTATATAAAAAAATCCCTTCGATATTCGAAGGGATTTTTTTTTTGGAAATTATTTCTTATTCTTACCGTTTTTGTAAACCACTTTTTCTACAACCTGAACTTTGGGTGCAGTTTTGGTGTTGTTTTTCTTGAAAGGTTTTTTAGCTGCAGTACCAGAAGATTTAGAAGAAGGTTTTTGATCGCCTCTGCCTTTTTCAGCATCTTTTGAACTTGCTTTAAATTCAGGTCTTTCTTTAGAAGTTTCTTTTTTTGGAATCTCAGCTCTGTGTTTCGCTAAAACATCATTTGGGTTTTTAGGATTTTCTTTCGTTCCTCTTAAATGAATTACCAATCCGTTTAAAAAGTTACGCAAAACCTGATCACCGCATTCCATATAATTTTCATGATCTTCAGCTCTAAAAAAAGCGCCAAGTTCTGACTTTGTAATTCTAAAATCTACTAATTCTAAAATTTCAACTATTTGGTCATCACGGAGCATCAAAGCCACGCGAAGTTTTTTTAGGATATCGTTATTCGTCATTGTTTAATTTTTTACAAAGGTACATTATTTTAAAAAGAATGTCAGAACAAAATAACGCCTGTTCCCGTTCTGTCAGGATAAAATGTTTTTCCGTTTTTAATCGTAACTCCGCTGGCAATATCTTCGGCTAATAATAAAGGGCCATCCATATCGACATAATCCAGTTCAGGCAATAAATGCGCAATTGCAGAAATTCCAACAGTAGATTCTGTCATGCAGCCAACCATAGTTT
It contains:
- the sucC gene encoding ADP-forming succinate--CoA ligase subunit beta — its product is MNIHEYQGKEILASYGVRIQRGIVANNAVEAVAAAKQLTAETGTGWHVIKAQIHAGGRGKGGGVKLAKNLQQVEEIAGQIIGMQLITPQTSAEGKKVNKVLVAEDVYYPGESETSEFYVSVLLNRATGRNMIMYSTEGGMDIEEVAEHTPHLIFTEEVDPSVGLQGFQARRIAFNLGLSGNAFKEMVKFIDALYNAYIGSDASMFEINPVLKTSDNKIMAVDAKVNIDDNALYRQPKYAEMRDIREENPIEVEAKEVGLNYVDLDGTVGCMVNGAGLAMATMDLIKYAGFEPANFLDVGGTADAKRVETAFRIILKDPNVKAILINIFGGIVRCDRVAQGVVDAYKNMGDAIKVPIIVRLQGTNAEIAKELIDNSGMPILSAVQFQEAADQVKAALS
- a CDS encoding DUF1456 family protein codes for the protein MTNNDILKKLRVALMLRDDQIVEILELVDFRITKSELGAFFRAEDHENYMECGDQVLRNFLNGLVIHLRGTKENPKNPNDVLAKHRAEIPKKETSKERPEFKASSKDAEKGRGDQKPSSKSSGTAAKKPFKKNNTKTAPKVQVVEKVVYKNGKNKK